The genomic interval CGTCTTCGTCGACCACGACGACGATGCGTTTCAGGCCCCCACTGCCGAACCGACGCTTGAGGTCCTCTCCGGATCGGGCCGTGGTGCCCACGAGACGTACCGGAACGCCGGCGACGTACAGAACGCCCGCGTCGGCGACAACCTCGGCGAGATCCGCGCCGAGAACTGGTATGTAGTCACGCCAGGGTCGGTCCACCCAAGCGGCGGGGTCTATCATGTCGTCGAGGACCGCGACGTCGCGACGCTGTCAGACGACGATCTCGACGATTCGATGCGGCCGGCGAGCAACCGCCGCGACCGTGACAACGACACCAGCCCGTCGCCGATCGAGGATCTCGATGGCGAGGGCGACCGGCCGGACGACGACGTCGTCGACGATCGCCTTGAACTCGCGTTCGCGAACAGCCACGACGGCGATCGGATCAAGCGTGTCTGGAACGGCCGGTACAAGGCCGCCGGCTTCTCCGACCGTTCGGCGGCCGAGTTCTGGCTCGCCAACCGCCTGGACTCCTGGGTCGCTCGCGGTGACGAGACCACGGTCCGGCGGCTCATGGACCGCGCCAACCTCCAGAAGTGGCCCGAGCGCCCGGACGACAGTTATCGCGATTCCGTGCTCTCGGAGGTCGGCTACCAGGACTGGTACTACGACCCCGACGGATCCGAGGAGGACGATGACCCGGAGTACGGTGAGGAGCGCCACCCGCTCCTCGAGGACGCCTTCGAACAGGAGGCCGACGTCGACGGCGAGCCGACCAGTGCGCTCCCGCTCGCCCAGCTGGAGGCCCTGCCCCAGCACGAACGGCGCCGGGCGGCCAAGAAACGAGGGCTGGAGTGGCCGTCGACGGATGACGCTCGCGAGGAGCTCCTCGCGACGATCAAGCAGGCCATGCGCTACGAGGACGAGACCGTCGTCGACGCGCCGACCTCACTCGGGAAGTCCTACTCCGTCGCGACGACGCGGTGGGGTGCCTTCGAGGACGTCACCGGTGGGCAGCGAGTGGTCCACCTGAGTGCTACCCGTGACGCTCGCGACGAGGCCGCCGCCGCTGCTGAAGAACACGGTGGTGAACACTTCGTGCTGCTGTCCCGGCATGAGGCCTGCCCCGTCGCAGCGGGCGACCACGACCCCCGTCACTGCCAGGAAGACGACCGGCAGCCGATCACGATCAACGGCGAGCCCGCCAGCCAGTGGCTCGACCGGCAGTGTGAGGGCAAGGGAATCCCCTTCTCTGCCGCGCATCAGTACCTCGCCGACCACAACGACCAGGGCGTCGCACTGCCCTGTGGCGGCGACGGCTGTCGTGGCGTCACGCAGTGGGATGATCTCCGCGAGGGGGAGCATCCACTCATCATCGCGACGCACAACTTCGCGCACGTCCCCGGCCTCCGACAGTCGGCGAACATCGTCGTCGACGAGGAGCCCGACTACACCCAGGACCTCACCAAGGACCGGATCGCTCGCGCGATCACGGCGTACCTACAGGCCGCCGACGCGCCCGTCACGAACTGGGAGTCGTTCATCTCGCTGGTCGCTCACGACGGCTGGGGTGGCGACGCCGCCAAGGAGCGCGACCAGCTCCAGGACTCGCTGGACTATGAGCCCGATCGGGAGTGGTACATCGAGCACGACGACGCCCACACGCTGGCGCCGGCGCTCGCGAGGGCCATCTTTCACGCCGAGGACCGAGGGAACGGCCGCCGCGTCGGCAAGACGCCCCACCAGCCCCCGCGGCTGGACGCGAACGTCGGCGATGACGACGGCTGGAACCGTGTCTGGGTGACCGTCTGTCTCGACGAGGACAACGACGTCCGGACCGTGCGGACGGCGCCGGACTTCAGCCAGGCCCGCAGCGTGATCGGCCTGGATGCCCACCCCGCCCAGCCGAAATGGGCCGTGAATACGGTCCCCCACATCGACACCACCGCAGTGCTCGATCCCGAACAGCGTCGTCTGTGGCGCCGCTACGAGCGCGGCCTCCGTGTCGTCCAGGTGGGCGAGGCGACCCGGCCGCTCGCGAGCGGCGAGTATTTCCAGCGCCAGCAGGTCGAGACGATGGTCGAGCACCTCCGGCAGGAGTACGGCAACGAGTTCCAGACCGCGATTTCGACCAGCAGCGTCGAGCCACAGCTGCAGGAGATCCTCACCGACGCCGGCGTCGACAACGTCGTTCGTCGCGACGCCACTGGCGAGGTCGAGTCCAAGAAGACGATGCACTACGGCGAGGAGAAGTCACGGAACGACTTCGCCGACGAGGGCGTCGGGCTCGTCGAGGGCTGTGTCGACCCCGGCGATGATCACGTCGTCGACCTGCTGGCAGAGCTCGACCTGGATGCTTCCCCCGAGACGGTCGACGTCGACGGCGTCCAGGAGCGCGCCCACGGTCGCGGGTTCGAGGGTCCCGATGCCGAGACGGCTCAGGAGATCCTCGCGAGCGTTCGCGAGAACCACACCGCACAGGCCGCCGGCCGGTACGCTCGTAACCCCGACGATCCCGACAGCCACGCGACGGTGTTCGTCCGGACCGATGCGATGCCCACCGACTTCGCCGACGTCCAGGTCTCGGGGATCGAGTGGACGTTCACCGACGCCCAACGGGCGATCGTCGAGGAGCTCCGGTCGGCCTCGTCCTCGCTGACCGCTCGCGAGATCGCCGACACCGCCGGCGTCTCGAAAGAGCACGTCCGCCAGACGCTCGATCGCCTCGAGGGCATGGACGCGGTGCAGGCTCTTGAGGAGGCCGGCGCCCACGGTGCGACGCTGTACGCCGACGACGGGCTTCCGGCGACTGGCGTGGTGGATCTCGGTGAGACTGCCAACGATGCCGTATTGGATACCTATACGTGGTCGTTGGCGATTCGGGACCCCGATCCAGCCGTCGATGCACTCACCACCGGGACGAGTACCGATGACCAGGACGACACAGCGGTCTGGGACTGGCGGTCAGTGTCAGACTGACGACTCGGAGACCGATTCACGGCCGTTCGCGGGGCGGCCCGACAGCCCGCGCTCTACCACATGACTGACGGTATCAACATCACTGACCCCGACATCGCTCCGCTGCGACCGAGCGCGAAGCTCATCTACCTAGTTCTGGAAGCCCACGGACCGTGTGACCTGACCGAGATCCGGACCCGGACGCAGCTCCCAGACACGACCGCGCGTGAGGCACTGGAAGACCTCGTCGAGCGGGGTCTCGTCGACAAAGACCACGTCCTAGGCGACACTCGATGTCGGCAGTACGACACATAACGCTATCCGGCCCGGATACCGGTCCGTATACCGGCGCTATCTATTCGTTTATATCAACTCCTCCGCAGTTATCAGGCGACGCGCTACCAGCCGCCCTGGCCCGGCGGTGACCTCCCCCAGCTATGTCTCTCGAGATCCCATCCACGGCGAGCATCGCGACCGACGACATCGATGTCCCCGACAACCCCGAGGACGTGTTCGAGACGCTGGTCGCCGACCCGGCGTTGTGCTGCCAGCAGTGCTTTCGGCGGGTCCGCGCTCGCTTCGAGTTCGACCACGGCTGGGGCCGCGAAGTGGGCGATATCCTGAGCTTCGTCGACTACGATCTCCCCGAAGGCGAACCGCGCTGGAACACCGCCGACCGAGAGTACTGGGAAGAGGCTGAACTCGCCGATCGTCGCGACGAGGCCCACCCGCCGGGCGAGGACGGCTCGGGAAAGGCCTGCTCGTTCTGCGGCGCCGTCGATCACCACCGATCGCCGTCGACGCGGTCGCGTGACGAGGCCCTGGAGGCCGCGGTCGGGATCGTCGCGACGTTGATCGAGTTCGGTGCCGCCCACAACCCGCTCGTCCTCCTGGTTGAGGTCGCCGACCTGAAGCGAAATCCGGACTACGCCGGCGACGACTTCGGGACGTTCCGGCTGGCCGTCGCGAGGGCTGTCCGCGCCGGCCGGTCCCGATGACCCGCAAGGCGAGGGCATACTGGCTTCCGCTTCACCCACCCCTACCCCCAGCAGTGAATCGTCAGTCAACCGGCCGACGCCATGACTCATCTCGACCATAGTCGGCCGCCCCGCCCGGATCCAGCACGCTCGCGAGAGCGTGGGGTGCAACTCCCCGACCGGGCCATCGCAGTTATGGCACCATGTCCACGTCACGACCACTCAACCAAGAACTCGCCGCGTACAACGACCGCCTCGATCACTGCCTGAGGAGCCAGTACGGCATGTCACTCCGTCTGTTCAAGATCATCAAGCAGCTCACGCAGCTGACCGGCGTCGCCGCTGGGATTTACGCGATGTCCCTGGGCGCGCCACCGCTCGCGACGTTCGCGATGATGGCGGTGATCATCACCGGGCCGGAGGGGCTGGAGTACTTCATCGAGAAGGGTGGTGGGAGTGCCTAACTACCGCCGGCTCGTCCGCCTGCTCCTGTCGACGGCGATCGTCGCGACGACGTTTGCGCTCTGGGTCCGGGCCCGACTCGTCGGCACCCGCCTCAGTCCGTTTTTCGTCCTGCTCGTGTTGGCCATCATCGTCGCCGCGTCCTACGTCGTGTTCGGGAAGCGGCTGTTCGGCGACGCTGTCGACGAGGCCAAAGAGATCCGCAGCACCACGGAGGACTCCGATGAGCAGTGACGATCGCCGGTCGGACAACGTCGCCATGTCGCTGTTCGACGAGGCCCTGCAGGGCCCGTGGTACATCGCGATCCCGCGGTTGGTCGTGCTGCTGACCGTCGGCGTGGTCTACATTGTCGTGGTTCTGGCCTGGAGCTGGCTCAAGGGAGTGGTCAGCTGTGAGTGACGGTCCGCTTCCCGACGGCGCCGTCGGCGAGTTCGCCAACGCCTACGACGAGTGGCACTACCTCGTCGGCGGCGTCGCGCTTGGATTTCTGCTCGGCGCGGAGTACAGCCGACGTTTCCACAGAGACTGATCATGACCGACGACGAGATCTGCGGAAGCACGGATACGGACAGCGGTGAACCCTGCCAGCGTAGCGCTGGTTGGGGGCGTGATTCCGACACCGGCCCGTGCATCGACCATGCTGACGAGGACGGTGGCACCGGTCGAACCTCCCTTCTGGAGCAGGACGAGTCGATCATCGAAGTGATGGCCGGCGCGCTCCAGGCTGGGGCGACGGTCCCCGAAGCGTGTGCAGAGGCACGGATTAGCGTCGACCAGTACCACAAGTGGCGGCGACGCGGTGACAACGACGACGCCAAGGAACTGTTTCGCAAGTTCCGCAACGAAACAGCGCGCGCACGGCGAGTCGCAGCTCGACAGGACCGTAGCGAGGTCAAGCAGCAGGCCAAGGAGACGGGCGACACGCGAACCCTTTATAAAATCCACCACGACCAGTACGGCGATACCTACGACGAGGAAGGCGGCGACGGCGATGCCGCCGAGGGGATCCCGCTGGTCGTGCCAGACAGCGCTCAGCCTGACCCATGACAGCCACACCCAAGGGATATCAACCGCTCGACGCCGGCCCGATCACGGAGCCGACTGCCGAGCGTTTCGAAGAGGAGCAACGCGACGAGTTGCTCGAACCGCTGGATTACCAGGAGCAGTTTGTCTCCTACGGGTCGACCTACAACGCGTTCGTCTCTGGCATCGGCGCCGGCAAGACGACTGCGCTCATCCAGCGCATCGCCCTCAACGTCGGGTACTGGAACCCTGGCGAGACCGGCGTCGTGATCACGCCGACGGTTCCGTCGCTGCGGAACGTCCTCATCCCCGAGCTCCGAAAGTGGGGCTACCTCGAGATCGGCGAGTGGCAGCCCAGCAAAAAGCGCTGGATCCTCCCGAACGGTGCTACGGTGATCTTCGAGTCGGCCGACAACGCGCGAAAGATCCAGCGCCTCCGGGGCCCAAACATCGCTTGGTTCGGGATGGACGAGCCATCCTCGATCGCGGCCGAGGCCTGGGACATCATGGTCGGCCGGCTCCGTGAAGGGTCGTACCTGAACGCGTTCATCACGGGAACGCCGAAGGGATACAACTGGGTCTACGATACCTTCGTCGGTGACGACGCCCTCAACGACGTCAACCTCGTCCACGACGTCGAGACCGG from Haloarcula pelagica carries:
- a CDS encoding bifunctional DNA primase/polymerase, with the translated sequence MTQECFRCGATEDLDRFGGSFICQGCAPDSDSNPDECPHDHENPVDVCDVSDDERADMLREYLEAFVDEFGEVPRLMPLDEEGKAPIIQGRASLDSPAGREFLVDGEEAIRQIREDGARGFAMYAGKWDHGTEDAVFVDHDDDAFQAPTAEPTLEVLSGSGRGAHETYRNAGDVQNARVGDNLGEIRAENWYVVTPGSVHPSGGVYHVVEDRDVATLSDDDLDDSMRPASNRRDRDNDTSPSPIEDLDGEGDRPDDDVVDDRLELAFANSHDGDRIKRVWNGRYKAAGFSDRSAAEFWLANRLDSWVARGDETTVRRLMDRANLQKWPERPDDSYRDSVLSEVGYQDWYYDPDGSEEDDDPEYGEERHPLLEDAFEQEADVDGEPTSALPLAQLEALPQHERRRAAKKRGLEWPSTDDAREELLATIKQAMRYEDETVVDAPTSLGKSYSVATTRWGAFEDVTGGQRVVHLSATRDARDEAAAAAEEHGGEHFVLLSRHEACPVAAGDHDPRHCQEDDRQPITINGEPASQWLDRQCEGKGIPFSAAHQYLADHNDQGVALPCGGDGCRGVTQWDDLREGEHPLIIATHNFAHVPGLRQSANIVVDEEPDYTQDLTKDRIARAITAYLQAADAPVTNWESFISLVAHDGWGGDAAKERDQLQDSLDYEPDREWYIEHDDAHTLAPALARAIFHAEDRGNGRRVGKTPHQPPRLDANVGDDDGWNRVWVTVCLDEDNDVRTVRTAPDFSQARSVIGLDAHPAQPKWAVNTVPHIDTTAVLDPEQRRLWRRYERGLRVVQVGEATRPLASGEYFQRQQVETMVEHLRQEYGNEFQTAISTSSVEPQLQEILTDAGVDNVVRRDATGEVESKKTMHYGEEKSRNDFADEGVGLVEGCVDPGDDHVVDLLAELDLDASPETVDVDGVQERAHGRGFEGPDAETAQEILASVRENHTAQAAGRYARNPDDPDSHATVFVRTDAMPTDFADVQVSGIEWTFTDAQRAIVEELRSASSSLTAREIADTAGVSKEHVRQTLDRLEGMDAVQALEEAGAHGATLYADDGLPATGVVDLGETANDAVLDTYTWSLAIRDPDPAVDALTTGTSTDDQDDTAVWDWRSVSD
- a CDS encoding helix-turn-helix domain-containing protein, whose protein sequence is MTDGINITDPDIAPLRPSAKLIYLVLEAHGPCDLTEIRTRTQLPDTTAREALEDLVERGLVDKDHVLGDTRCRQYDT